The Telopea speciosissima isolate NSW1024214 ecotype Mountain lineage unplaced genomic scaffold, Tspe_v1 Tspe_v1.0408, whole genome shotgun sequence genome includes a region encoding these proteins:
- the LOC122648058 gene encoding uncharacterized protein LOC122648058 codes for MSFVELEEIDGVLAAKCPDSFIKEGLEKWRNTLMGHFIGGRPSFTFARDMLLKQWRISGHVDVNLLDSGFFIFRFNLDEDKIKVLEGGPWYVQRRPMILRPWSPNPIVTDKMTRSMARLSYARLCVEVSADKELPLSIPVCGDDGFIFNQKVVYVWKPPRCKHCKVFGHLLDTCKFGSNGQTHKDSRPKKEWRVKGAVENVEGVLAGGGAVLQVVSDGVASKQPEVVAGFGDAILNADSLITGKGKGKDLDLVGRESRFGKKVFKIPALNSGGQSKAKGLVHSNAFALLEDLTEEGTDLEEDDVGPQPLAMIPNVDGEDCGEHLVSKDSAIFKNLNAKSDLVESDPSAFSMEGKISVFLLFVVLQGNYPLSLLNIWCFHCFLNSILQFMAERTRSTKIDEAIKNLQSFQAALLHDSTEFKKSTEANFADLHSASKQFMSHVDARLDSLQFNNGGSTYDGESRHEGMVIPRTPNQFAMSRSMRLDAPRFDGTDVAGWVFKAAQFFEYHQTPPDQRFLISSFHMEGPALSWFRWMHCNKLIVSWPQFLQALKLRFGPSIYEDPKGQLAKLQHVTTVATYQAPFEELSTRIHGLSEDFLISFFISGLKPEPRKELLVAQLCSLVQAMALAQLQEDKFNDLKQSWKQPWNKFSNIGINSVPQVHGVEPDKDKIEAMLLWPVPKDLKSLRGFLGLTGYYRRFVRNYASLAVPLTDLLKKDCFHWNDGVAAAFVNLKAAMTNLPVLALPDFNVPFELETDASGLGIGAVLIQLGHPIAFFSKKLSCQMRAASTYVRELFAITQAVKKWRQYRIGRSFVIRTDHKSLKHLMEQVIQTPEQQCYLTKLLGFTYTISYKPGKENKVADALSRIPEVMGSGSQMSYACSMVQTELLAAIRKENVEDSKWQTLHQAIQNGTLSDLNYTIRDGLLFFKGKLRISSHSPLRQELFQLYHNSLVMGVKYATSKPAGLLQPLPIPDQIWEDISMDFVTSLPLSRGYSVILVVVDRLTKAVHFGPLPSKFNASSVAQLFVDMVVKHHGFPKSIVSDRDETIVSTQWYFMEFQYFLSPSNRWAD; via the exons ATGTCTTTTGTGGAACTGGAGGAGATTGATGGAGTTTTGGCTGCAAAATGCCCAGATTCTTTTATCAAGGAGGGTCTTGAGAAGTGGAGAAACACTCTTATGGGGCATTTTATTGGGGGCAGGCCAAGTTTCACTTTTGCTCGAGACATGTTGTTAAAACAATGGAGAATTTCAGGCCATGTTGATGTTAATTTGCTGGACAGTGGTTTCTTTATCTTCCGTTTTAATCTTGATGAGGATAAaattaaagttcttgaagggggtcCTTGGTATGTGCAGAGAAGACCTATGATTCTTCGTCCTTGGAGTCCGAAT CCCATTGTTACTGATAAAATGACAAGATCCATGGCAAGGTTGTCTTATGCTCGTTTATGTGTAGAAGTTTCTGCAGATAAGGAGCTTCCGTTATCAATTCCAGTTTGTGGAGATGATGGGTTTATTTTTAACCAAAAGGTTGTTTATGTTTGGAAGCCTCCTCGATGTAAACATTGTAAGGTGTTTGGTCATCTCTTGGATACATGTAAGTTTGGGAGTAATGGTCAAACTCATAAAGACTCTCGGCCAAAGAAGGAGTGGCGGGTGAAGGGAGCTGTGGAGAATGTTGAAGGAGTTTTGGCCGGAGGTGGTGCTGTTCTACAGGTGGTTAGTGATGGTGTGGCTTCTAAGCAGCCGGAGGTGGTTGCTGGATTTGGAGATGCAATCTTGAATGCAGATTCCTTAATTACAGGTAAGGGTAAAGGAAAAGATCTCGATTTGGTGGGGAGGGAATCCAGATTTGGAAAGAAGGTCTTTAAAATTCCTGCGTTAAATTCTGGGGGGCAATCTAAGGCTAAGGGGCTGGTTCACTCCAATGCCTTTGCGTTGCTGGAAGATCTGACGGAGGAG GGAACAGATTTGGAGGAAGATGACGTTGGCCCCCAGCCATTAGCTATGATTCCTAATGTGGATGGGGAGGATTGTGGGGAGCATTTGGTTTCTAAAGATAGTGCTATTTTTAAAAATCTTAATGCAAAGTCTGATTTGGTGGAGAGTGATCCTAGTGCGTTTTCTATGGAAGGGAAG atttctgtttttcttttgtttgtggtTCTACAAGGGAATtaccccctttctcttcttaaCATTTGGTGCTTTCATTGCTTTTTGAACTCCATTCTTCAGTTCATGGCAGAAAGAACTAGATCTACTAAGATTGATGAAGCAATTAAGAATTTGCAATCGTTTCAAGCTGCTCTACTCCACGATTCAACTGAATTCAAGAAGAGCACTGAAGCCAATTTTGCAGATCTTCACAGTGCCTCGAAGCAGTTCATGTCTCATGTTGATGCTCGATTGGATTCCTTACAATTCAACAATGGTGGTTCTACATATGATGGTGAATCAAGGCATGAGGGTATGGTTATTCCACGAACTCCTAATCAGTTTGCTATGAGTAGATCTATGAGACTTGATGCACCAAGATTTGATGGAACTGATGTTGCTGGATGGGTTTTTAAAGCTGCCCAATTCTTTGAGtaccatcagacaccacctgaTCAAAGGTTTCTCATATCTTCCTTTCACATGGAGGGACCTGCACTCTCTTGGTTTCGGTGGATGCATTGTAACAAATTGATTGTTTCTTGGCCTCAATTTTTACAAGCTCTCAAACTGAGATTTGGTCCATCAATCTATGAAGATCCTAAAGGGCAATTGGCTAAATTACAACATGTGACTACAGTAGCAACATATCAGGCCCCATTTGAGGAGTTATCCACTCGGATTCATGGCTTATCAGAGGATTTTCTCATAAGTTTCTTCATATCGGGTCTGAAACCTGAGCCGAGGAAGGAATTATTGGTGGCTCAGCTCTGTTCTTTGGTACAAGCTATGGCCTTGGCTCAGTTGCAGGAAGACAAATTCAATGATTTGAAGCAATCTTGGAAGCAACCTTGGAATAAGTTTAGCAATATTGGCATTAATTCTGTCCCACAAG TTCATGGAGTTGAGCCTGACAAAGATAAGATTGAAGCTATGCTTCTTTGGCCAGTACCTAAGGATTTGAAGAGTTTGAGAGGGTTTTTGGGTCTCACAGGTTATTACAGAAGATTTGTGAGGAATTATGCATCACTTGCTGTTCCATTAACTGATTTGCTGAAGAAAGATTGTTTCCACTGGAATGATGGGGTTGCAGCTGCATTTGTTAACCTCAAGGCAGCTATGACAAACTTACCAGTCCTTGCATTGCCCGATTTTAATGTTCCTTTTGAATTAGAGACTGATGCATCTGGATTGGGGATTGGTGCTGTGTTGATACAATTGGGGCACCCTATCGCTTTTTTTAGCAAGAAGTTGAGTTGTCAAATGCGAGCAGCTTCTACTTATGTAAGAGAGCTCTTTGCCATTACTCAAGCTGTTAAGAAGTGGAGGCAATATCGGATTGGTAGGAGTTTTGTGATACGAACTGATCACAAGAGCTTAAAGCATTTGATGGAGCAGGTCATTCAAACACCAGAGCAACAGTGTTATCTTACAAAGCTGTTGGGATTTACTTATACAATCAGCTATAAACCTGGCAAGGAGAACAAGGTCGCTGATGCATTGTCCAGAATACCTGAGGTGATGGGTTCTGGTTCCCAAATGTCTTATGCTTGTTCTATGGTCCAGACTGAATTGTTGGCTGCAATTAGGAAGGAGAATGTGGAGGATTCTAAGTGGCAGACTTTGCATCAGGCCATCCAAAATGGTACTCTTTCTGATCTGAATTATACTATTAGAGATGGTCTACTATTTTTTAAAGGTAAATTGCGAATTTCTTCTCACTCACCACTCAGGCAGGAGTTGTTTCAATTGTATCACAATAGTTTGGTCATGGGG GTCAAGTATGCAACTTCCAAACCAGCTGGCCTCCTACAACCCCTTCCTATACCTGATCAAATCTGGGAAGACATCTCTATGGACTTTGTCACAAGCTTGCCTCTTTCTCGAGGATACTCGGTCATACTAGTAGTTGTTGACAGGTTGACCAAAGCAGTGCATTTTGGTCCTCTTCCATCAAAGTTCAATGCTAGCTCCGTTGCTCAGTTGTTTGTGGATATGGTAGTCAAACATCATGGATTTCCAAAATCCATTGTGAGTGATAGAGACGAAACAATTGTTTCAACTCAGTGGTACTTCATGGAATTTCAGTACTTCCTATCACCCTCAAACAGATGGGCAGACTGA